The genomic window TGGAGACGGTGAAGCAGATCGAGAGCCAGCTCCAGCAGCGCAATTACGAAGGGTTCCTCCGCTGATGCGAATCGTCCTCGTCGGGCCGCCGGGCGCCGGTAAGGGAACGCAGGCCGCGTTCCTCGCCAAGAACCTGTCGATCCCGCACATCTCCACGGGCGACCTGTTCCGGGCCAACATCAGCAAGCAGACGGAACTCGGCAAACTCGCGAAGTCCTACATGGACAAGGGCGAGCTGGTGCCGGACGAGGTCACCATCGCGATGGCCAAGGACCGCATGGAGCAGTCGGACGCCGAGCAGGGCTTCCTGCTCGACGGCTTCCCGCGCAACGTCTCGCAGGCCGAGGCGCTGGACGTGACGCTCCAGGACGAGTCCATGAACCTGGACGCGGTGCTGGACCTGGAGGTCCCCGAGGAAGAGGTCGTCAAGCGGATCGCCGGCCGGCGCATCTGCCGCAACGACTCCGCCCACGTCTTCCACGTCACGTACAAGAAGCCGAAGCAGGAAGGCGTCTGCGACGCCTGCGGCGGCGAGCTGTACCAGCGTGACGACGACTCCGAGGAGACCGTCCGCAAGCGTCTGGAGGTCTACCACACCCAGACCGAGCCGATCATCGACTACTACAAGGCCCAGGGCCTCGTGGTGACGATCTCGGCCCTCGGTCCGGTGGAGGAAGTCACCCAGCGCGCCATGGAGGCGCTCAAGCGCGAGGACGACGACAAGTAGGTCGTCGATCAGTACGTCGGCCGCGGTGCCCGAGACGGGCGCCGCGGCTGCTTTTTGCGGCTGAACCGCCGCCGCTCTCGCGGACGTGGTGATTCACCGTGGTGGTTGCTCAATTGATGGTTGCGGCACACTTGACCCAGTCGTGCTTGTCGGAAGCGGAGAGGCGAGAGCCTGATGGTGCAGATCAAGAGCCCCGAGCAGATCGCCAAGATGCGTGAGGCGGGGCTGGTCGTCGCCGCCATCCACGCGGCCACTCGGGAGGCCGCCGTGCCGGGCGCCTCCACGAAGGACCTCGACGAGGTGGCCCGCAAGGTGCTCGCGGAGCACGGGGCCAAGTCGAACTTCCTCGGGTACGGCGGTTTCCCGGCGACCATCTGCACGTCGGTGAACGAGGTCGTGGTCCACGGCATCCCGAGTGACGAGGTCGTGCTGAAGGACGGCGACATCATCTCCATCGACTGCGGCGCGATCGTGGACGGCTGGCACGGTGACGCGGCCTACACCGCGTTCGTGGGGTCCGGGCACGCTCCGGAGCTCCTTGAGCTGTCCCGGGTGACCGAGGAGTCCATGTGGGCCGGGATCGCCGCGATGAAGCAGGGGAACCGGCTCGTGGACGTCTCCCGGGCCATCGAGACGTACATCCGCCGGCAGCCGAAGCCGGGCGGCGGTAAGTACGGGATCGTCGAGGACTACGGCGGGCACGGGATCGGGACCGAGATGCACATGGACCCGCATCTGCTGAACTACGTCGAGCGGCGGCGGGGGAAGGGGCCGAAGCTGGTCCCCGGGTTCTGTCTGGCGATCGAGCCGATGGTGTCTTTGGGCACGCCGAAGACGCAGGTCCTGTCGGACGACTGGACCGTGGTGACGACGGACGGTACGTGGTCCTCGCACTGGGAGCACTCGGTGGCGCTGACGGAGTCCGGTCCGTTGGTGCTGACCGCCCCTGACGGGGGCAAGGCGAAGCTGGCCGAGTACGGGATTACTGCGGCTCCTGATCCGGTGGGCTGAGTCTTCGTTGCCGACTGCGAGTGCCTGGGGGCTGGTCGCGAAGTTCCCCGCGTCCCTATGGGGCCTTCGGCCCGTCCAGGCGCGTTGCCGTGGACCGGAGTAATGATCTTCTGCGTGGGGCAGTCTTACCCGAATTCGTGTTTCTCGGGGGCCTGACGTAGACTGACTCGTCGGCTCTCGTGTTTCCGTATGTCTTCATTCGGTCACTCGGAGTCGATCAAGGTAGTCGATTCGAAGGGCGAAGCGTGGCCAAGAAGCAAGGTGCCATCGAGATCGAGGGCACTGTCGTCGAGTCTCTGCCGAACGCCATGTTCAAGGTCGAGCTCCAGAACGGCCACCAGGTCCTGGCACACATCAGCGGCAAGATGCGTATGCACTACATCCGCATCCTCCCTGACGACCGGGTCGTGGTGGAGCTGTCTCCGTACGACCTGACGCGTGGCCGGATCGTCTACCGCTACAAGTAGATCTTGCCTCCGCTCTCCGTGCCCGGTCTCCGGGATGCGGGTGGTGGCACTGACCCGGAGAACCTCACCCCATGAAGGTCAAGCCGAGCGTCAAGAAGATCTGCGACAAGTGCAGGGTGATCCGCCGTCACGGTCGGGTCATGGTCATCTGCGAGAACCCGCGCCACAAGCAGCGCCAGGGCTGACGCACGACCGATCCCTCTGCTCGATTCGCAGAGATTCGCGCGACGCAAGCTGAATATGTTCATACGCAGAACCCAGGCGCCTGACGGTGCCTGACACCCCCGGCTCGGAGGCCGGGGACCCGGGTCGTACCTAATCTTTGGCTGTGTCTTTTGACAGCGTGAAGAGGCCGGCGGCCGGGAGCCGGTTCTGTGGAAGACCTCCGACAATCACCAGGAGCCATTGAATGGCACGCGTTTCCGGTGTTGACATCCCGCGCGACAAGCGCGTGGAGGTCGCCCTCACCTACGTGTTCGGCATCGGCCGGACCCTCTCCCAGGAGACGCTGGCAGCGACCGGCGTCAACCCCGACACCCGCGTCCGCGACCTCTCCGAGGAGCAGCTCGTCGCGATCCGCGAGTACGTGGACAGCAACATCAAGACCGAGGGTGACCTCCGTCGCGAGGTCCAGGCCGACATCCGCCGCAAGGTGGAGATCGGCTGCTACCAGGGTCTCCGTCACCGTCGTGGTCTGCCCGTCCGCGGTCAGCGCACCAGCACGAACGCCCGTACCCGCAAGGGCCCGCGTCGCGCCATCGCCGGTAAGAAGAAGCCGGGCAAGAAGTAGTCCTCAGCGGACGCTCACCAGCGGTCTTCGCTGTAGGACCGACCACCTCCCGTAGGAGTTATAGATGCCCCCCAAGGGTCGTCAGGGCGCTGCCAAGAAGGTGCGCCGCAAGGAAAAGAAGAACGTCGCTCACGGCCACGCGCACATCAAGAGCACGTTCAACAACACGATCGTCTCCATCACGGACCCCTCGGGCAACGTGATCTCCTGGGCCTCCGCCGGCCACGTCGGCTTCAAGGGCTCCCGGAAGTCCACGCCGTTCGCCGCGCAGATGGCCGCCGAGTCGGCCGCCCGTCGCGCGCAGGAGCACGGCATGCGCAAGGTCGACGTGTTCGTCAAGGGCCCGGGTTCGGGTCGTGAGACGGCCATCCGTTCGCTGCAGGCGACCGGTCTCGAGGTCGGCTCCATCCAGGACGTCACGCCCACCCCGCACAACGGCTGCCGTCCGCCGAAGCGCCGCCGCGTCTGACGCGTCGCCGCTTCGCGGTATGAGGTTTTCGGGCGGTACGGCTCTTTGCGGTCGTATCGCCCGTACCCTTGTTGCACATCAGGGCGTCAAATAGCGGGCGCCCCTGACAGAAGGAACGCAACATGCTGATCGCTCAGCGTCCCTCGTTGACCGAAGAGGTTGTCGACGAGTTCCGCTCCCGGTTCGTGATCGAGCCGCTGGAGCCGGGCTTCGGTTACACCCTCGGCAACTCCCTGCGTCGTACGCTCCTCTCCTCGATCCCGGGTGCGGCGGTCACGTCCATCCGTGTCGACGGTGTCCTGCACGAGTTCACCACCGTGCCGGGCGTCAAGGAGGACGTCACCGACCTGATCCTCAACATCAAGCAGCTGGTCGTCTCCTCGGAGCACGACGAGCCGGTCGTGATGTACCTGCGCAAGCAGGGTCCGGGTCTGGTCACCGCCGCCGACATCGCGCCCCCGGCCGGTGTCGAGGTGCACAACCCCGACCTCGTCCTCGCCACGCTCAACGGCAAGGGCAAGCTGGAGATGGAGCTCACGGTCGAGCGTGGCCGCGGTTACGTCTCCGCCGTGCAGAACAAGCAGGTGGGCCAGGAGATCGGCCGTATCCCGGTCGACTCCATCTACTCGCCGGTTCTGAAGGTCACGTACAAGGTCGAGGCGACCCGTGTCGAGCAGCGCACCGACTTCGACAAGCTGATCGTCGACGTCGAGACCAAGCAGGCGATGCGTCCCCGTGACGCCATGGCCTCCGCCGGTAAGACCCTGGTCGAGCTGTTCGGTCTCGCCCGTGAGCTGAACATCGACGCCGAGGGCATCGACATGGGCCCGTCCCCCACGGACGCCGCGCTCGCCGCCGACCTGGCGCTGCCGATCGAGGAGCTGGAGCTCACCGTCCGGTCGTACAACTGCCTCAAGCGTGAGGGCATCCACTCCGTGGGTGAGCTCGTGGCTCGTTCCGAGGCCGACCTGCTCGACATCCGCAACTTCGGTGCGAAGTCGATCGACGAGGTCAAGGCGAAGCTGGCGGGTATGGGCCTGGCGCTCAAGGACTCCCCGCCCGGATTCGACCCGACCGCCGCCGCCGATGCCTTCGGTGCCGACGACGACGCGGACGCCGGTTTCGTGGAGACCGAGCAGTACTGAGAGCTCGGGACCGACTGCCGGTTCCCGGCTGCGGGACCGTCGTGGCTGGTCGCGCAGTTACCCGCGCCCCTTACGGGGCCGGGAACTTCCGGGGCGCCCCCTGAGGGGTCGCCCCGGATCTCCGACAGACGACCGTCTGCTCGGATACTGACCCCGGTACCTGATACGGCCGGGGCAGACACCTAGGAGAAACGTCATGCCGAAGCCCACCAAGGGTGCCCGTCTGGGCGGCAGTGCCGCGCACGAGAAGCTGCTGCTCGCGAACCTCGCGAAGAGCCTTTTCGAGCACGGTCGCATCACCACCACCGAGGCGAAGGCCCGTCGGCTGCGGCCGTACGCCGAGCGTCTGGTCACCAAGGCGAAGAAGGGCGACCTTCACAACCGCCGTCAGGTGCTCCAGGTCATCACGGACAAGAGCATCGTGCACACGCTCTTCACCGAGATCGGCCCGCGGTACGAGAACCGTCCGGGTGGCTACACCCGTATCACCAAGATCGGTAACCGCCGTGGCGACAACGCGCCCATGGCTGTCATCGAGCTGGTCGAGGCGCTGACGGTCGCGCAGGAGGCCACGGGTGAGGCCGAGGCCGCCACCAAGCGTGCCGCCAAGGACGCCGAGGTCGCTGAGCCGAAGGTCGACACCACCAAGGCTGACGAGGCTCCGGCCGAGGAAGCTGCCGAGGAGTCCAAGGACGCGTAAGCGTTCTGCCGGGGACGGTTCGTCGGCGGCCGCGGCGTCGTCGTGGTTGTTCGCGCAGTTCCCCGCGCCCCTGAAGGGGCGCGCTTGAGTGGGCCCGTTCCCTGGAGGAGCGGGCCCGCTTTTCTGTACCTGAGAGGATCCAGGAGTGAGTGACGAAGTACGGCCCGGGTTCGTGCGGGTGCGACTGGACCTGTCTTACGACGGGAGTGAGTTCTCCGGGTGGGCCAAGCAGGCCGGGGGGCGGCGGACCGTGCAGGGGGAGATCGAGGACGCGCTGCGGACGGTCACGCGGTCGAGGGAGACGTACGAGCTGACCGTGGCCGGGCGGACCGACGCGGGGGTGCATGCCCGGGGGCAGGTGGCCCATGTCGATCTGCCCGAGGCGGTCTGGCGTGAGCACCACGAGAAGCTGCTCAAGCGGCTCGCCGGGCGGTTGTCGAGGGATGTGCGGGTGTGGGCGCTGAGGGAGGCGCCGAGTGGCTTCAACGCCCGGTTCTCGGCCGTCTGGCGGCGGTATGCGTACCGCGTCACCGACAATCCCGGCGGTGTCGACCCGTTGCTGCGCAACCACGTGCTGTGGCACGACTGGCCGCTCGATGTGGATGCCATGAATGAGGCCGCGCGGCGGCTGCTGGGGGAGCACGACTTCGCGGCCTACTGCAAGCGGCGGGAGGGGGCGACCACCATTCGTACGCTGCAGGAGCTGAGCCTGGTGCGGGGGGACGACGGGATCGTCACCGCGACCGTGCGGGCCGACGCGTTCTGCCACAACATGGTGCGGTCGCTGATCGGCGCGCTGCTGTTCGTGGGGGACGGGCACCGGGAGGCCGACTGGCCGGGGAAGGTGCTGGCCGCCGGGGTGCGGGACTCAGCCGTGCATGTCGTACGGCCGCACGGGCTGACCCTGGAGGAGGTCGGCTACCCGGCCGACGAGCTGCTGGCCGCGCGGAACAAGGAGGCGCGGAACCGGCGGACCCTGCCGGGGATGCCCGGGGGCGGCTGCTGCTGACCCCGGGCGGCCGGATGCGGGCTACTGCTCGTTGGCCGCGGCGGCCGCCTGGGCCTGGCCCCGGCGGTGGATCTGCTCGAAGGTGGACTTACTGAGGTCGTCGCCGGCGGCGAAGGCGGCCTTGTCCTTCTCCGTCATGTCCTTGCCGTTGGTGAAGCCGGTGAGGGTGAAGTAGGCGTAGCGGCCGTAGGAGTTGGCGGTCGTGCGGCAGACCGTCGTACGGCAGAAGGTGGGGACGTCGTCGCCGGAGAGCGAGACGATGGTGCTCTTCTTGTCCCAGTCGGTCTTGACCTTGACCGCCTTGGCCTCGGTGTCGAACAGGGCGACGCCGATCGTGACCGCGAACTTGTCCCGGTGGTAGGTCACGCGCATGAAGCGGGTGCAGTCGTTGCTGGTCAGCAGCTTGTCGAGGGTGCCCTGGACGGCTGAGGCGCAGTCTGTCGTCGAGGCTGTGGGGCCCTTGAGGTAGACGTTGCCGAACTTCGTCAGCTGGGAGCCCGGGAAGAGGATGTCCGGGCTGATCGGCGCCTTGTCCTTGCCCGAGCTGGAGATGAAGTCCTTCGGGTTCAGCGGGGGCGGGGCCGAGGTCGGTGCGAACGACGGGTCCGTCTTGGCGCTGGCGCTCGGGATGTCCGTCGTGGCCGGGAGGTCGTTCGGGCCGTTCGCCGTGGTGTCGCCGCTGTCGGCGTTGACGACGGCGACGGCCACGGCGACGCCTATACCGACCGTGGCGAGGGCGCCGCCGACGATCATCAGGAGTCTGCGGCGTCTGTTGCGTATTTCGGACTGCTCGGCGAGTGACGCCCAGTCCGGGGTCTGGTTACTGGTGGAATTCCACTGATTGTCCCACGGATTGTGGGAACCCCCGGGGCTCCACTGAGACCCCCCCTGCCCAAAGCTCATGGGCCGCAGTTTAGACGGGCGAGGGGAGGCCTTCTTCAGTTATGGGTTACGCCAGTTACGGGTTACGCCTTGCCCTTCCATCTGACGAGGACACCGGTCTTGCCCGCCTTGGTGTCCCAGACCTTGAGGATCATGCGCCTCGCGGCGCGTGAGGCCTCGTAGCGAACCCGTGGGCGAAGTGGATCAACGGGTGTCGGGGTCCCCGGCACGGGCCGTTTTGACCCGTCCGGGGGCGCCCGGCTAAACTGCGTGTTCGTTATGTGTATTGGCTTGCCTCATTCTCACGTGAGGGGCCCTTACACCGGTCCACCGGGCCGATGACCAGCGAGCCAGCACGCGGTATGCGTCACCGCAGTGCGGCAAAGGCTGTCGTGATCGTCTTCGGTGACCTGTCAGGAACCTCACTGAAGAAGCGAAGGCTACGAACCGTGCGTACGTACAGCCCCAAGCCCGGCGACATCACTCGCCAGTGGCACGTCATCGACGCCCAGGACATCGTCCTGGGTCGTCTGGCGACCACCGCTGCCACCCTTCTGCGCGGCAAGCACAAGCCGATCTACGCCCCCCACGTCGATGCTGGTGACTTCGTCATCATCATCAACGCGGACAAGGTCCACCTGTCCGGCAACAAGCGGACCCAGAAGATGGCCTACCGCCACTCCGGCTACCCGGGTGGTCTGCGCTCGGTCCGTTACGACGAGCTGCTGGAGAAGAACCCCGAGAAGGCCGTCGAGAAGGCCGTCAAGGGCATGCTCCCCAAGAACACCCTCGGCCGTCAGATGCTCTCCAAGCTGAAGGTCTACTCGGGCGACCAGCACCCGCACGCTGCCCAGCAGCCGGTGCCGTTCGAGATCACCCAGGTCGCGCAGTAAGTCCGGCCACACCCCCAAGCCTGAAGAGAATCTGAGGAGAATCGTGGCCGAGACCACCGTTGAGCAGCCGGTCGAAGAGACCGAGCTTGTCGACATCGACAGCTACACCACGGAGTCGGACGTCCCCGTCGAGGGCGAGTACACCACCGAGTCCATGGCCTCCCGCTTCGGTGACCCGCAGCCGGCCGCCGGCCTGGGCCGTCGCAAGAACGCCATCGCCCGCGTTCGGATCGTCCCGGGCTCCGGCAAGTGGAAGATCAACGGTCGCACCCTTGAGGACTACTTCCCGAACAAGGTGCACCAGCAGGAAGTCAACGAGCCCTTCAAGGTGCTCGAGCTCGAGGGCCGCTACGACGTCATCGCCCGCATCGCGGGTGGCGGTGTCTCCGGTCAGGCCGGTGCGCTCCGTCTCGGTGTCGCCCGTGCGCTGAACGAGGCCGACGTCGACAACAACCGCGGCGCGCTCAAGAAGGCCGGCTTCCTCAAGCGCGACGACCGTGCGGTCGAGCGCAAGAAGGCCGGTCTGAAGAAGGCCCGTAAGGCTCCGCAGTACAGCAAGCGCTAAATCCCGCTTGCGCCGCATCGCGCGCATCGCCCCGGTGGCACGTACCCGTGCCGCCGGGGCGGTTTGCGTAGCAGGGTCGATTGTTTATCGCAGGCTTACACACGGACTGTCGGTACAACCCCGAAAGGGGGAGGACAGTCTCACGGGATGTACTGGGTCCGGGGAATGCCGGGACACTGGGGGACACCTGGTAGAGGACCGCCCGGTATGGGACCACCTGGTACGAGCCGCACATTCTCAGCAATTCGGAGGACACCACAGTGGGACGACTCTTCGGCACGGACGGCGTGCGCGGTGTCGCCAACGCGGATCTGACGGCCGAGCTCGCGCTCGGACTCTCCGTCGCGGCGGCACATGTACTCGCCGAGGCGGGAACGTTCGAGGGCCACAAGCCGGTGGCGGTGGTCGGGCGGGATCCGCGAGCGTCCGGGGAGTTCCTGGAGGCGGCCGTCGTGGCCGGCCTCGCCAGCGCGGGCGTCGACGTGCTGCGCGTCGGTGTGCTGCCCACCCCCGCGGTGGCGTTTCTCACCGGCGAGCTGGGCGCCGACCTCGGCGTGATGCTCTCCGCCAGCCACAACGCCATGCCCGACAACGGGATCAAGTTCTTCGCCCGCGGCGGCCACAAGCTCGCCGATGAGCTGGAGGGCAGGATCGAAGGCGTGTACGAGGAGCACCGGACGGGGGCTCCCTGGGAGCGGCCGACGGGTGCGGGTGTCGGGCGCGTCCGGTCGTACGACGAGGGCTTCGAGCGGTACGCCGAGCATCTGCTGTCCGTCCTGCCCAACCGGCTCGACGGGCTGAAGGTCGTCCTCGACGAGGCGCACGGCGCGGCCGCCGGGGTCTCGCCGGAGGCGTTCACGCGCGCCGGTGCCGAGATCGTCACCATCGGGGCCGAGCCGGACGGGCTCAACATCAACGACGGGTGCGGGTCCACTCACCTCGGGAAGTTGCGCGCCGCCGTCGTCGAGCACGGGGCGCACCTCGGCATCGCGCATGACGGGGACGCGGACCGGTGCCTCGCCGTGGACCACGAGGGCAACGAGGTCGACGGGGACCAGATCCTGGCCGTACTCGCGCTGGACATGCGGGAGCGGGGGGTGCTCCGGTCGGACACCGTGGTCGCCACCGTGATGTCCAACCTCGGGTTCAAGCTGGCGCTGGAGCGGGAGGGGCTGCGGCTGGTGCAGACCGCGGTCGGGGACCGGTATGTGCTGGAGGAGATGAAGGAGCACGGGTACGCGCTCGGGGGCGAGCAGTCCGGGCATGTGATCATCTCCGACCACGCGACGACCGGGGACGGGACACTGACCGGGTTGCTGCTGGCGGCTCGGATCGCGCAGACCGGTCGTACGCTCAAGGACCTCGCGGGTGTGATGGAGCGGCTGCCGCAGGTGCTCATCAATGTGCCGGATGTGGATCGGTCGCGGGTGGGGACGTCCGCGGAGCTGGCGGCGGCGGTGGCTGAGGCGGAGGGGCAACTCGGGTCTACGGGGCGGGTGTTGTTGCGGCCGTCCGGGACCGAGCCGCTTGTTCGGGTGATGGTCGAGGCGGCGGATATCGAGCAGGCGCGGTCGGTGGCGGGGCGGCTTGCCGACGCTGTGAAGTCCGCGCTCGGCTGATTCTCCGGGTTCGGGGTGGGGGAACTGTGCTGTGCGGGCTGCGGGTTCGTTGTGGCTGGTCGCGCAGTTCCCCGCGCCCCTTACGGGGCGCGGGTTCCCGGGCCGCTCAACGGTGCTTGGACCACAGCCATTTCTGGAAGAGCAGGGTGAGGGTGCCGGCCAGGACGATGCCCAGGAGGTTCAGGAGCAGTTGCTCTGTGGAGCCCACCGTCTGCTTCGTGTCGCCGTAGCTCAGGGCCACTGCCGCGTTGGCCGCTGCCGGGACCGTGGTGACCGAGATGGCCACGCCTACCAGGGCGCCTGACTTGGCCGAGGTGAGGGACAGGGTGCCCGCGATGCCCGCCAGGACGGCCACGACGAAGGAGAAGGCGTCGGGGGCGTAGACGAAGGCCGTGTTGGGGCGGTCGGCGTCCAGTTGTTCCCTGCTGAACAGGTCGAGCGCGTCCATGAAGAGGCTGAAGCCGACCGTCGCGGCCATGGCCACCGCGAAGCCCACGACCAGGGCGATGAGGGAGCGGAGCGCCAGGCGCGGGTGGCGTTGGACGAGGGCCGTGCTGAAGCCGGCCAGGGGGCCGAACTCCGGGCCGACCGCCATCGCGCCGACGATCAGGATCGCGTTGTCGAGGACCACACCGCAGGCCGCGATCATCGTGGCGAGGGTGAGGAAGGCGACGTAGGTGATGGAGAGCGTCGACTCCTCGTGGGTCGCCTCCGTGAGGTGCTCCCACAGGACGGCGTCCGCGCCCTCGCCCGGCGCGTCCTCCTCGGCCTGGTCGGCGCGCTCGGAGAGCGACAGGTCGATGTTCTCCACGGCGATGGAGCCGGTCCTGTCGAGGTCCAACGCCCTGAGCGCGCCGATCAGTTCGTCGCCCGCCTCGCGTGCCACGTCGCACATCACGACGTCTCCGGCCGGGTTGCGGGCGGCGCCCGGCATGACGACCAGATGGGTGGTGCCGACCGTCTTCTCGATCAGGTGCACGACCTCGTCCGTCTTGTCGGCCGGGGCGATCAAACGCAGATGCAACATGCCCGCAGGGTAGCCGGGCTCTGTTACGGGCTCACGGCTCGTCCGCCTCACGGCTTCCACGGGCTCACGGCTTCTACGGGCTCACAGCTTGCGCAGGCTGAGGCGGCGCACCTTGTGGTCCGCGCCCTTGCGGATGATGAGGGTGGCGCGGCCGCGGGTGGGGGCGATGTTCTCCACCAGGTTGGGCTTGTTGATGCTGCTCCAGAGAGTGCGGGCGTAGTCGAGGGCCTCGTCCTCGGAGACCTGGGTGTACTTGCGGAAGTACGAGTCGGGCTTCTGGAAGGCGGTCTGGCGGAGCTTCTTGAAGCGGTTGAGGTACCAGCGCTCGATGTCGTCGACGCCGGCGTCGACGTACACGCTGAAGTCGAAGTAGTCGGCGAGACCGACGCGGGTGCGGCCGTCCTGGCCGGGCAGGGCGGGCTGGAGGACGTTGAGGCCCTCGACGATGAGGATGTCGGGGCGGCGGACCGTGAGCCGCTGGTCGGGGACGATGTCGTAGATGAGGTGGGAATAGACGGGGGCCGTCACCTCGTCCTTGCCGGCCTTGATGTCGGCGACGAAACGGGTCAGGGCCCGGCGGTCGTACGACTCGGGGAAGCCCTTGCGGGAGACCAGGCCGCGTTCCCGGAGGTCCTTCATGGGGAGCAGGAAGCCGTCGGTGGTGACCAGTTCCACGCGCGGGTGCTCGGGCCAGCGGGCGAGGAGGGCCTGGAGGAGACGGGCGACGGTGGACTTGCCGACGGCCACGGAGCCGGCGACGCCTATGACGAACGGGGTGCCGGACTGGGAGCCCTGTTCGCCCAGGAAGGTGTTCAGGGCGCCGCGCAGGCCGTCGGTGGCGCCGATGTAGAGGTTGAGGAGCCGGGACAGCGGCAGATAGATGTCCCGAACCTCGTCGAGGTCGATGACATCGCCCAGACCGCGCAGCTTCTCGACCTCCTCGGCGTTCAGCGGCAGCGGCGTCTTTTCGCGCAGCGCGCTCCACTCGGCACGGGTGAGGTCGACGTAGGGAGTCGCCTCCGGCCTGGGCCGGTGGGCGCTCCGCGGCAACGAGGAGACCGGTGAGATCACAGTCCATTGTTAACGGAGTCCGAACGGGGTGGCGGGGTGGGGTCCGTCACGCTCGGGGGCACGGTAGCCGGTTTGCCCTTCGTTGTGTGTGAACTGTGGCGAACGTATGGACCTCGGGTGGGGGAAGGGTTAGCGTCCCGGCAGTCGGGAGGGAGCCGCTTCCCGGCCGGCCAGGGGGAATTGGGGATTTGTATGACTTTCGCCATGCGTGCGCGGTTACGGGATGCCGTTCGACGTGGATCTACGCGCGGTGACGGGGAGCTGGCGGGGCGGGTCTGCAGTGAACTGTCGGCGGATCTGCCGGACGAGGATCTGGGTGAGCACCTCTACGACGTGATTGACATGTACCGGATGGGGAGCAAGCCCCGGTGCGAGGAGGTCGAGTATCTGGGGATGGTGCGGGAGGCGATCGAGCGGATCGAGGACGGGGACTGACGGGGAGTAAGGAGCGGGGGCGGGAGCGAAGGCGGCGCATGAAGGGCGAATGGGCTGGGGGATGGTCGGGCCGGATGTGTGCCTGGTCCGTCGGCGTCGGCAGATCGTCCAGCGGCGTCAGTCCGTGATGTCGCGCCAGGCCGCCGGGATCGCCTCCGCCACGTCGTGTGCGCCCGTCGGGGCGCCGTTCGCGGCGTAGCGGCCCGCCAGGCCGTGGAGGTATGCCGCCACGCTTGCCGCGTCCAGGGGGGTGAGACCGGCGGCGAGGAGTGAGCCCATCAGGCCGGAGAGGACGTCGCCGCTGCCGGCGGTGGCGAGCCAGGGGGTGCCGGTGGGGTTGACGCGGACCGGGGCGTCGGGTGTCGGGGTGGCGATGAGGGTGGTGGAGCCCTTGAGGAGCACCGTGGCGTTGTAGGCGTGGGCCAGGTCGCGTACGGCGGTGAGGCGGGCGGATTCGACCTCCTCGCGGGAGACGCCCAGAAGGGCCGCCGCTTCGCCGGCGTGAGGGGTCATCAGGGTGGGGGCCGTGCGGGTGCGGACT from Streptomyces sp. DSM 40750 includes these protein-coding regions:
- the map gene encoding type I methionyl aminopeptidase, which produces MVQIKSPEQIAKMREAGLVVAAIHAATREAAVPGASTKDLDEVARKVLAEHGAKSNFLGYGGFPATICTSVNEVVVHGIPSDEVVLKDGDIISIDCGAIVDGWHGDAAYTAFVGSGHAPELLELSRVTEESMWAGIAAMKQGNRLVDVSRAIETYIRRQPKPGGGKYGIVEDYGGHGIGTEMHMDPHLLNYVERRRGKGPKLVPGFCLAIEPMVSLGTPKTQVLSDDWTVVTTDGTWSSHWEHSVALTESGPLVLTAPDGGKAKLAEYGITAAPDPVG
- the infA gene encoding translation initiation factor IF-1, with translation MAKKQGAIEIEGTVVESLPNAMFKVELQNGHQVLAHISGKMRMHYIRILPDDRVVVELSPYDLTRGRIVYRYK
- the rpsI gene encoding 30S ribosomal protein S9, coding for MAETTVEQPVEETELVDIDSYTTESDVPVEGEYTTESMASRFGDPQPAAGLGRRKNAIARVRIVPGSGKWKINGRTLEDYFPNKVHQQEVNEPFKVLELEGRYDVIARIAGGGVSGQAGALRLGVARALNEADVDNNRGALKKAGFLKRDDRAVERKKAGLKKARKAPQYSKR
- the rplM gene encoding 50S ribosomal protein L13 translates to MRTYSPKPGDITRQWHVIDAQDIVLGRLATTAATLLRGKHKPIYAPHVDAGDFVIIINADKVHLSGNKRTQKMAYRHSGYPGGLRSVRYDELLEKNPEKAVEKAVKGMLPKNTLGRQMLSKLKVYSGDQHPHAAQQPVPFEITQVAQ
- a CDS encoding adenylate kinase; the protein is MRIVLVGPPGAGKGTQAAFLAKNLSIPHISTGDLFRANISKQTELGKLAKSYMDKGELVPDEVTIAMAKDRMEQSDAEQGFLLDGFPRNVSQAEALDVTLQDESMNLDAVLDLEVPEEEVVKRIAGRRICRNDSAHVFHVTYKKPKQEGVCDACGGELYQRDDDSEETVRKRLEVYHTQTEPIIDYYKAQGLVVTISALGPVEEVTQRAMEALKREDDDK
- the rplQ gene encoding 50S ribosomal protein L17, which encodes MPKPTKGARLGGSAAHEKLLLANLAKSLFEHGRITTTEAKARRLRPYAERLVTKAKKGDLHNRRQVLQVITDKSIVHTLFTEIGPRYENRPGGYTRITKIGNRRGDNAPMAVIELVEALTVAQEATGEAEAATKRAAKDAEVAEPKVDTTKADEAPAEEAAEESKDA
- the rpsM gene encoding 30S ribosomal protein S13; the protein is MARVSGVDIPRDKRVEVALTYVFGIGRTLSQETLAATGVNPDTRVRDLSEEQLVAIREYVDSNIKTEGDLRREVQADIRRKVEIGCYQGLRHRRGLPVRGQRTSTNARTRKGPRRAIAGKKKPGKK
- a CDS encoding DNA-directed RNA polymerase subunit alpha; its protein translation is MLIAQRPSLTEEVVDEFRSRFVIEPLEPGFGYTLGNSLRRTLLSSIPGAAVTSIRVDGVLHEFTTVPGVKEDVTDLILNIKQLVVSSEHDEPVVMYLRKQGPGLVTAADIAPPAGVEVHNPDLVLATLNGKGKLEMELTVERGRGYVSAVQNKQVGQEIGRIPVDSIYSPVLKVTYKVEATRVEQRTDFDKLIVDVETKQAMRPRDAMASAGKTLVELFGLARELNIDAEGIDMGPSPTDAALAADLALPIEELELTVRSYNCLKREGIHSVGELVARSEADLLDIRNFGAKSIDEVKAKLAGMGLALKDSPPGFDPTAAADAFGADDDADAGFVETEQY
- the rpmJ gene encoding 50S ribosomal protein L36 gives rise to the protein MKVKPSVKKICDKCRVIRRHGRVMVICENPRHKQRQG
- the rpsK gene encoding 30S ribosomal protein S11, which codes for MPPKGRQGAAKKVRRKEKKNVAHGHAHIKSTFNNTIVSITDPSGNVISWASAGHVGFKGSRKSTPFAAQMAAESAARRAQEHGMRKVDVFVKGPGSGRETAIRSLQATGLEVGSIQDVTPTPHNGCRPPKRRRV
- the truA gene encoding tRNA pseudouridine(38-40) synthase TruA; amino-acid sequence: MSDEVRPGFVRVRLDLSYDGSEFSGWAKQAGGRRTVQGEIEDALRTVTRSRETYELTVAGRTDAGVHARGQVAHVDLPEAVWREHHEKLLKRLAGRLSRDVRVWALREAPSGFNARFSAVWRRYAYRVTDNPGGVDPLLRNHVLWHDWPLDVDAMNEAARRLLGEHDFAAYCKRREGATTIRTLQELSLVRGDDGIVTATVRADAFCHNMVRSLIGALLFVGDGHREADWPGKVLAAGVRDSAVHVVRPHGLTLEEVGYPADELLAARNKEARNRRTLPGMPGGGCC